The window TGCGAGGTGGAGTTTCGGCCCTCCTCAAATAGGGTCGCGTCGCTCTACGGCGGTCGGCGGTTCCGGGCCCCCACGTGCCACGCCCGGTTCGTGAAGCTCGTGACGAACGAGCAGGTTGTCGAAGTGGTCGAGTTCGAGACGACCGATGTCCTCGCCGTGCACGACGGGAACGCGCGCGATAGGTGACGAGGAAGCATCGCTCAGATTCAAACCCGAGGATCCGGTGGACGTTCAGGTCGGAAAGGCGATTTCGCGCTACCGCATCGCGGAGCGGCTCGGCACCGGCGGCATGGGGGTCGTCTATCGAGCGCGCGATGAGCGGCTTGGTCGGGATGTCGCACTCAAGATCCTTTCCGGGGACGCGCTCGATTCCGGATCCGCCCGCCAGCGCTTCATCCGCGAGGCGCAACTCAACATTGTCACGATCTACGAGATCGAAGAGGCAGACGGATATCACTTCATCGCGATGGAGTTCGTGGAGGGGGAGACGCTTCGGGCCCGGATCGCGCGCGGACCGCTCGAACTCGACGAGCTCGTGCGGATCGGCGCGGACGTCGCGGAGGCGCTCGACGCGGCGCACGCGCTCGGCCTCATCCACCGCGACATCAAGCCTGCGAATATCCTGCTTACCCGCTCAGGGCGCGCCAAGGTGGTGGATTTCGGGCTGGCGAAGCGCCTGGAGGGGCAGGGTAGCTTGGCCGCGCCGGCCGCGACCGTGAGCGATCTGACGGAGGCGGGCGCGGTGGTGGGCACGGTGGCCTATATGTCGCCGGAGCAGACGCGCGGGGACGAGCTCGACCCGAGGTCGGACCTCTTCTCCCTGGGGGTCGTGCTCTACGAGGCCTCGACGGGACGCATTCCGTTCGAGGGGCCCAGCGCCCTCGCCGTGATCCACGAAATCGCCCTCGTCGAGCCGCCCGCCCCGAGCCGAATACGACCAAGGCTCCCCCGCGCCCTCGACGGAATCGTGCTGCGGGCGATGGCGAAGGATCGAGAGCGACGGTACCCGCGCGGCGCGGACGTCGCCGCGGCCCTGCGCTCGCTGCTCGAAGGACCGACCGTAGTCGTGGAAACACCCGACGACGCGCAACTCCTCTCGGCGCGTGTGCCGAACAACCTCCCCGTTCCCCTCACGAGCTTCGTCGGGCGCCAGGACGAGATGAAAGAGGTGGCCCGCCTCCTCAGGACGGCGCGGCTCGTTACGCTTCTTGGGTCGGGAGGGTGCGGCAAGACGCGTCTCGCGATCCAGGTCGCGCGAAACCTCCTCGAGAGCTACCCGGACGGCGCCTGGGTCGTGGAGCTGGCCGCCCTCTCCGATCCGGCGCTCGTTCCCCAGAGCGTGGCCGTTGCGTTGGGTCTACGCGAGGAGCCGGGACGGCCGCTGGTCGAGACTGTCGCGGAGTACGTCGCTTCGCGCGCCCTTCTCCTCGTCATCGACAATTGCGAACACTTGACGCCGGCTTGTGCTTCGCTCGCCCAGGCGCTTCTCGCCGCCGGAGCAGGCCTTCGCATCCTGGCGACGAGCCGGCAGGCGCTCGGGGTGCCCGGGGAGGCCCTCTGGCGCATTCCCTCCCTCAGCGTCCCGAATCCTGGCGGCGCGCCGCTCCCGCGGCAGGCTCTGTGCCTCTTCGAGTCGGTGCGCCTCTTCCTGGACCGCGCCACCGCCCTTCAGCCGACGTTCGCCCTGACGGACCAGAACGCCTGGACCGTGGCGCAGATCTGCGGGCGCCTGGACGGTATCCCGCTCGCGATCGAGCTCGCGGCGGCGCGCGTCAAGGTGCTCCCGGTGCCGCAGATCCTGGGGCGGCTCGAAGACCGCTTCCGACTCCTCACGTCCGGGAGCACAGCGACGCTGCAGCGCCAGCAGACGCTCCGAGCCGCGGTCGATTGGAGTTACGACCTGCTCGAGGAGAAGGAGCAACAGCTTTTCCAGCGGATCAGCGTTTTCGCCGGCGGCCTCTCGCTCGAGGCCGCGGAGGCCGTCTGCTCGGGCGACGGGATTGGGGAAGAGGAGATCCTCGACCTCCTCGCGCACCTAGTCGACAAGTCGCTCCTCACGCCCGAGGAGGGATGCGAGAGCACCGCTCGCTACCGGCTCCTCGAAACCCTGCGGGCGTATGGGAGGGAACGGCTTCAGCGCGCGGGAGGATGGGACGCGTACGTGGAGCGCTATTGCGAGTACCATTGCGCGCTGGCCGAGCGGGTGGAGCCCGAGCTTCTCGGGCCGAAGCAGGCGTCGTGGCTCAATCGCCTCGAGGAAGAGCACGACAACTTCCGCCAGTCGATCGAGACGGCTCATGAGAGGGGTGATGCCGTGCGCGAGCTCTCCCTGTGCGGCAGTCTGTGGCGATTCTGGTGGATCCGCGGCCTCTGGCAGGAAGGGAACCGCCGGCTCACCAGGGCGCTGGATTCCCGCGGAGCGCCCGCCCGTCATCCCGCGCGCGCCAGGGCGCTCCACGGGGCCGCGATCCTGGCCCGCGGCCTCGGTGACTACACGGCCTCCCACGATCGGATCGAAGCGTGCATCTCCATCGCGCGGGAGGCGGGCGACCGCGAGGGGCTTGCATCGTCCCTCCGCGAGCTCGGGAATCTCGCGTATGTGAAAGGGGACCACGCCGCCGCGAAATCCGCCTATGAGGAAAGCCTCCTCCACTGCCGCGCGATCGGCGACCGTCACGGAATCGCTGCCGTGCTCCACAACCTCGGTAGCGTGGCGCTGGGGCAGGAGGACTACGCGCGGGCGCGTCAGTTCTACGAAGAGTCGCTCGCGCT is drawn from Candidatus Eisenbacteria bacterium and contains these coding sequences:
- a CDS encoding tetratricopeptide repeat protein codes for the protein MSSPCTTGTRAIGDEEASLRFKPEDPVDVQVGKAISRYRIAERLGTGGMGVVYRARDERLGRDVALKILSGDALDSGSARQRFIREAQLNIVTIYEIEEADGYHFIAMEFVEGETLRARIARGPLELDELVRIGADVAEALDAAHALGLIHRDIKPANILLTRSGRAKVVDFGLAKRLEGQGSLAAPAATVSDLTEAGAVVGTVAYMSPEQTRGDELDPRSDLFSLGVVLYEASTGRIPFEGPSALAVIHEIALVEPPAPSRIRPRLPRALDGIVLRAMAKDRERRYPRGADVAAALRSLLEGPTVVVETPDDAQLLSARVPNNLPVPLTSFVGRQDEMKEVARLLRTARLVTLLGSGGCGKTRLAIQVARNLLESYPDGAWVVELAALSDPALVPQSVAVALGLREEPGRPLVETVAEYVASRALLLVIDNCEHLTPACASLAQALLAAGAGLRILATSRQALGVPGEALWRIPSLSVPNPGGAPLPRQALCLFESVRLFLDRATALQPTFALTDQNAWTVAQICGRLDGIPLAIELAAARVKVLPVPQILGRLEDRFRLLTSGSTATLQRQQTLRAAVDWSYDLLEEKEQQLFQRISVFAGGLSLEAAEAVCSGDGIGEEEILDLLAHLVDKSLLTPEEGCESTARYRLLETLRAYGRERLQRAGGWDAYVERYCEYHCALAERVEPELLGPKQASWLNRLEEEHDNFRQSIETAHERGDAVRELSLCGSLWRFWWIRGLWQEGNRRLTRALDSRGAPARHPARARALHGAAILARGLGDYTASHDRIEACISIAREAGDREGLASSLRELGNLAYVKGDHAAAKSAYEESLLHCRAIGDRHGIAAVLHNLGSVALGQEDYARARQFYEESLALERELGDRTGEAITLNGLGTAARAQGDDVAAHGYHEQGLALQRELGERSGIAYSLGELGLLAGNAREFPRARAYLKESLEILRELGDRQGMVDALERCAALEFRQDQRERALTLYGASCALREMLGVQPMPEDQRRTREDLGTLWDEIGADGAATVFSKGRAMTLEKAFDLAIGGLL